TCTTCGGGGACTTCGACCGCCATGGGATCGAGGTCGGGCTCGCTGATTGCGGCCAGCTTTTGGTCGTCGGTGATTTGGGTGAGGCTGTCCATGATCAGGGAACCCTTCACCTGATCGACGACATCCTTGCGAAAGCGATGCTCGATGAGCTTGCGCGGCGCGCGGCCAGGGCGGAAGCCCGGCACGGCGGCGCTTGGCATGAGATCGCTGAACGCCTTATCGAAATAGCGTTCGATGTCTTCGCGGGCGACGGTGACCGTCACATGGCGCTCGCAGGCGCTCTTAGTGTCGATCTTGACGTCGAGATTGAGCTTTTGTGGCTCTTGCTGCGCCTCGTCATCGACGGTGCCCACGTTTTGTTCCGAATCCTCACGAGCCATACTTGTGTGCCTTCACAACCGGTGCGCGGCCTGGGGCGATCTTCGCCCCCGCTGGAGAGTTTGGACCGAACGGGGGGCCGCTGGCCGCGCGCTTGCTTTGAGTCCTGTTTCCCCCCCGGAAACAACAAAAGAGCGGGTGATGGGATTCGAACCCACGACAACCACGTTGGCAACGTGGTGCTCTACCAACTGAGCTACACCCGCCCATTGCATCTGGCCAACGCGGAAGGCGCAAACAGACATACTGCCGGCGCTTGCCGCGGTGACCGGAATCTTCGGATTATAGGGGCGCGATGGCGATTCGCAAGGGCAGTTGCGCCGCGCGCGTCGCGTGCAACAAACTTATGCGCCCACTGGCTTTGGAGTCAAGCTAGTGGCCGATTTGCGAGCGGGCAAGCGGCGGCATAAGTGGCCCGGTTCGCGGGCTGCCGGCAATGCCTAAATTGTTTGCTGTCATTCGCTTCTAGCGCTATAGTAAAAAGTTGCCTCACTTCTCACCGCCGCATCGGCCAGCTCGCGCCGTTGTCCAGCCGAGTCAACTTCATGCAAGCAAAACTCGTTGTCGTCTCCGGGCGCGCCAATCGCCGGGAGATCACTTTGAAGTTGCCCCTTTCCGTGGGGCGATCGAAAGATCAAAAACTCGCCATTTTGCACCCGACGGTCAGCCGCAAGCATTGCGAGTTGTTCGAGCGCGATGGTGTGCTCTATGTGCGCGACGATGGCTCGGCCAACGGCACCTTTGTCGGCGAGTCGCGCGTGCAGGGCGAGATGGCTGTGCGGCCGGGGCAACGTTTGACGATTGGTCCCTTGGTGTTCGAGGCGGTGTATCAGGCCGCGCCAGTCGACGCCTCGCTGGCACAGACCTTGCCGGGAGACGATCTGGCGGCATTGGCCGCCGCCGACGCGCTTGCCGAGACGCCGGGCGACGACACTTTGGTGGCGCCAGCGGCCCATTTGGCAATCGACGATTTGGCGCTCGATGATGTGAGCGGGGATGACCTGTTGCTCGACTTTGACGCTCCCGCCGAGAAGCCTGCTAAGACGCCGGCAGCGTCAAACGACGACAACCTGCTGGGGCTCGACGATGATTTTGATCTGTCGCTCGGGGAGCCCGAAGCGCCCGTGGCCAGCGCGAAACCGCTTGCGGCGCCCGCCGAGCCGGACGCGCTAGCGCTCGGTGATGTTGGCGCAGACGACTTGGCGCTCGATTTCGACGCGGTTGATGAAGAGCCCGCCGCCGCGCTCGCGCCGCCCATGCCACCGGCAGTCGGCGACGACGATCTGCTGGCGCTTGATGATGACTTTGGTTTGTCGCTCGACGAGCCAGAGTCGCCCGCGGTCAATGCAGCGCCGCCAACACCGCAACCCGAGCCAGAAGAACTGGCGCTCGAGGAAATAGGGGATGTTGAGCCAGCGCCGCCAATGGCAGAGGTGGGCGGAGGCGAATTGGCGCTCGACGAAGACGATCTGAGCATCGACTTCGACGACGACGAACTGAGCCGGGCGGTGGCGCAGGAACTAAAGTCCGCGCCGGAGCCGAGCGCGCCTGTTAACGAGCCAAAACAAGATTCCAGCGATAATTGGCTGCCGCTTGATTTGCTGGACGAAACCGCGTCCGACAGCGAAGAGTTGGCGCTGGAGGACTCGCAGAGCGAGTTTTCGCCTGATAGCGAAGAAGCCGCGCCGATCGTTGCCGACAATGTGCCCGATGGCGGCGATGACCTGATGCTGGAGCTCGGCGACGATTTTTCGCTCGATGACGAGCTTGATGTCGCCGGGCCAGTCGAAACAACGCCTGAGCAGAAGTCGAACGACGCGGGGCCGAGCGCGATGCTGCCGGTCGATCTGGTGGACGACCCCGAGTTGACACTGGACGACGATTTGCCGCTACCGCTTGCGCCGCCTGCCGCGGCGGCGTTGCTAGAGGCGCCGGACTCCACGAGCGAGGACACTGAGGGGGCGGACGAGCAGCCGGGCATCGCACAGGAGGAAGAATCGTTGGCCAGCCTGGAAATGGATCTGGACAACGACGCGCTAGCGCTCGACGACGCCTTGGCGCTTGATTTGGACACCGACGCGCCGTTGGACCTGGAGCCGAGCGCTGTGCCCCCGGCGGCGCTGCCGCTGGAACCAATTGCTGATCTCGATTTGGAGCCGATTGCGGACGAGTTGGCTATTGCCGACGAGTTGGCAATCGAGCCGTTCGACGCGGCGCCTGATGGCGCGCCGGAGCCGACGGATTTCCCGATGGATGATCTGGCGCCCTTGGCGCCTTTGGACGAATTGGAACCGCTGGCCGAGTTGGAGTCGCCCGAGGACGAGTCGGCGCTGACGATCAGCGACATGGACGAGCCAACGCCGCTCGACACGCTAGCGCCGCCGGTGATCGAGGACCTGACGCCTTTGGCGCCGCTCGACGAACTAGAGCCGCTCACGTCAATCGA
The Pirellulales bacterium genome window above contains:
- a CDS encoding FHA domain-containing protein, producing the protein MQAKLVVVSGRANRREITLKLPLSVGRSKDQKLAILHPTVSRKHCELFERDGVLYVRDDGSANGTFVGESRVQGEMAVRPGQRLTIGPLVFEAVYQAAPVDASLAQTLPGDDLAALAAADALAETPGDDTLVAPAAHLAIDDLALDDVSGDDLLLDFDAPAEKPAKTPAASNDDNLLGLDDDFDLSLGEPEAPVASAKPLAAPAEPDALALGDVGADDLALDFDAVDEEPAAALAPPMPPAVGDDDLLALDDDFGLSLDEPESPAVNAAPPTPQPEPEELALEEIGDVEPAPPMAEVGGGELALDEDDLSIDFDDDELSRAVAQELKSAPEPSAPVNEPKQDSSDNWLPLDLLDETASDSEELALEDSQSEFSPDSEEAAPIVADNVPDGGDDLMLELGDDFSLDDELDVAGPVETTPEQKSNDAGPSAMLPVDLVDDPELTLDDDLPLPLAPPAAAALLEAPDSTSEDTEGADEQPGIAQEEESLASLEMDLDNDALALDDALALDLDTDAPLDLEPSAVPPAALPLEPIADLDLEPIADELAIADELAIEPFDAAPDGAPEPTDFPMDDLAPLAPLDELEPLAELESPEDESALTISDMDEPTPLDTLAPPVIEDLTPLAPLDELEPLTSIDEPLAEFETDELDLDSPLTPQASLVEPELTLLPAPDEVVKDETLAPLELVDELDLDLGVEEAGEPLALESIDENPPIALEPSTTFEPEFELEQEPAELEPLQAVLPAAADDDAEFAALEALGLDDSPPPTELKSIEEFQEFEPEANATVADSPDVAADLDDGIELGGISDLDDIGQLDLDQPRESLDLPSDLPDDDARALSPGDADIVLEDDLSAAVSAGAEPTINGPPAALAAIDSEPAVAAVEAIEAPQKAKRSLFGFLSLKRKPKPPKPAKQGKSKPAAPAAAEAPIVALEEAAVATPLKEKGPAHSGPVAPLTYSQEAEDFIFSTLDDGERPAPPAEAAPLVDDMEISFDEPLNLDEPEAMASAIEPTDNTAIEMTAGGATPAAEQVAVVAAPAKPTFWQRLIAALKIKSRPRKPKAPKAPKPPKAAKAAKPEKPSKKKAKPRAIEESALDIPSPYFGNEADDAPAPLPMEEPASLGQSDDGLPDFDFEPAEPVSKNGAHAAHNKQLSEADLDDLLNP